A region from the Gemmatimonadota bacterium genome encodes:
- a CDS encoding hydrogenase subunit MbhD domain-containing protein gives MSATTGAWIFDLLLVATLVLVAWGSISAHDPFTGTVRYIAFGLLTALVWGRLAAPDLALAEAAIGAGLTGALLLSTLGRLRGAGGSSQSEPRSTLHGQLPSSPLIKATIAAAVTIFALLASTAVLALATHNERVGLADAVARLGTRSGIESAVTAVLLDLRGYDTLLETSVLFAAVLAVWGLGIVRTRPAHWPGDPVLGSVSHFLLPLLLLVAAHLLGAGLHGPGGGFQSGALLGAAGVLWTLTDRRALRLGERRRTRWGVAAGLGALLAACAWPLLRGRAPLEYAAGTAAAWGLFIEACIAVSVGLTLTALFIGGLAELPEEEG, from the coding sequence GTGAGCGCGACGACGGGCGCCTGGATCTTCGATCTGCTGCTCGTGGCCACGCTCGTCCTGGTGGCTTGGGGCAGCATTTCGGCCCACGACCCATTCACGGGGACCGTGCGCTACATCGCTTTCGGCCTGCTGACCGCGCTCGTCTGGGGCCGATTGGCGGCACCGGACCTGGCGCTGGCTGAGGCCGCGATCGGAGCCGGGCTCACCGGCGCGCTGCTGCTTTCCACGTTGGGGCGGCTCCGCGGCGCAGGTGGCTCGTCCCAGAGTGAGCCTCGATCGACCCTGCACGGGCAGCTCCCCAGCAGTCCCCTGATCAAAGCGACGATCGCCGCCGCGGTGACGATCTTCGCGCTTCTCGCCTCCACGGCGGTGCTGGCACTGGCGACCCACAACGAACGCGTCGGACTGGCCGATGCGGTCGCCCGTTTGGGCACCCGGAGCGGGATCGAGAGCGCCGTGACGGCGGTGCTCCTGGATCTGCGCGGCTACGATACGCTCCTGGAGACCTCGGTCCTCTTCGCTGCCGTGCTGGCGGTGTGGGGCCTCGGGATCGTCCGGACCCGACCGGCGCACTGGCCCGGAGACCCCGTGCTGGGTTCGGTGTCGCACTTCCTCCTGCCGCTGCTGCTGCTCGTTGCCGCGCATCTGCTCGGCGCCGGGCTGCATGGCCCCGGAGGAGGCTTTCAGTCCGGCGCCCTGCTGGGGGCCGCCGGGGTCCTTTGGACCCTCACCGACCGACGAGCCCTTCGTCTGGGAGAGCGACGACGCACGCGCTGGGGGGTGGCGGCAGGACTGGGCGCGTTGCTGGCCGCGTGCGCTTGGCCCCTGCTGCGGGGGCGGGCTCCCCTCGAATACGCCGCTGGGACAGCGGCCGCCTGGGGTCTGTTCATCGAGGCGTGCATCGCAGTGTCCGTGGGGCTCACCTTGACCGCCCTGTTCATCGGTGGCCTGGCTGAGCTCCCGGAGGAGGAGGGATGA
- a CDS encoding proton-conducting transporter membrane subunit, with protein sequence MMAASPAWLVAAPLVGAILAFVLQPVRRGGVALLLGGVTAICGVVTWTICGALLRGGAWRVAVGAWPSSVGIGLNVDGLSAAFLAIVWLVLLAASTDAWRSRVDPRSNQLADDVRAARTFWPLWFLLWAGLNALFLTADLFNLYVCLELVGLTSVALVASAGGAGPLRAALRYFFVNVAASLAFFLGVALVYHRYEALDFQRLASLVRPDGETTLALSLLSGALLFKAAIVPLHGWLPAAHAAAPAPVSALLSALVVEAPLYLLLRLWWFCFPGLPGSAAAALIGVLGSAGLVWGSLQAIRAVRLKELVAYSTVAQIGLLLVAVPLVRSSANPRAWAGLVFLAAAHALAKAAMFLAAGGVARAYGHDRLSELAGFGTRHPVHAYALGLAGMSLMGVPGTGGFMGKWLLATSPATPADLVWVVIIAGSALLTAGYVWRVLVPAIRPEPRGAPQEGGAQERGWAALALALAALLLGVASAVPDTLIRIGLPVLGGGP encoded by the coding sequence ATGATGGCCGCTTCCCCTGCCTGGCTGGTGGCGGCTCCGCTCGTGGGCGCGATTCTCGCCTTCGTTCTACAACCAGTACGGCGGGGAGGGGTCGCGCTTCTGCTGGGCGGCGTAACAGCCATCTGCGGTGTGGTGACGTGGACCATCTGCGGGGCTCTGCTGCGGGGAGGTGCCTGGCGGGTCGCGGTAGGAGCGTGGCCGAGCTCCGTTGGCATCGGTCTCAACGTCGATGGCCTCTCGGCCGCGTTCCTCGCGATCGTGTGGCTGGTCCTCCTCGCCGCGAGCACGGATGCATGGCGATCACGGGTGGACCCGCGGTCGAACCAGCTTGCTGACGACGTACGCGCAGCAAGGACCTTCTGGCCGCTGTGGTTCTTGCTTTGGGCCGGACTCAACGCCCTCTTCCTCACCGCCGATCTCTTCAACCTCTACGTGTGTCTGGAGCTCGTCGGACTCACCTCCGTCGCTCTCGTGGCTTCGGCAGGGGGAGCGGGTCCCCTTCGGGCGGCGCTGCGCTACTTCTTCGTGAACGTCGCGGCGTCCTTGGCGTTCTTCCTTGGGGTCGCGCTCGTGTACCATCGCTACGAGGCGTTGGACTTCCAACGACTGGCCAGCTTGGTACGGCCGGATGGAGAGACCACGCTGGCGCTGTCCCTCCTGAGCGGCGCGCTTCTGTTCAAAGCGGCCATCGTACCGCTGCACGGATGGCTTCCCGCGGCTCACGCTGCTGCCCCAGCGCCGGTGAGCGCGCTTCTCTCCGCATTGGTGGTCGAAGCTCCCCTCTACCTGCTGCTCCGGCTCTGGTGGTTCTGTTTCCCCGGCTTGCCTGGCTCGGCCGCCGCAGCGTTGATCGGAGTGCTGGGGAGCGCTGGACTCGTGTGGGGATCCTTGCAGGCCATTCGGGCGGTCCGTCTCAAGGAGCTGGTGGCGTACTCCACGGTGGCTCAGATCGGCCTCCTGCTGGTGGCGGTCCCCCTCGTGCGTTCGAGCGCGAATCCGCGGGCGTGGGCGGGCCTCGTGTTCCTCGCCGCTGCGCACGCGCTGGCCAAGGCGGCCATGTTCCTGGCGGCGGGCGGAGTGGCGCGTGCCTATGGCCACGACCGCCTGAGCGAGCTGGCCGGATTCGGGACCCGCCACCCCGTGCACGCCTACGCGCTGGGACTGGCCGGGATGAGCTTGATGGGGGTGCCCGGTACGGGGGGCTTCATGGGCAAGTGGCTGCTCGCCACTTCTCCCGCCACGCCCGCAGACCTCGTGTGGGTGGTCATCATCGCGGGCAGCGCCTTGCTGACCGCGGGATATGTGTGGCGCGTCTTGGTGCCGGCGATCCGCCCTGAGCCGCGGGGGGCTCCGCAGGAGGGCGGTGCGCAGGAGCGCGGCTGGGCGGCGCTGGCCTTGGCGTTGGCTGCCCTCCTCCTTGGTGTGGCATCCGCCGTGCCCGACACCCTCATCCGGATCGGCCTCCCGGTGCTGGGGGGAGGGCCATGA
- the thyX gene encoding FAD-dependent thymidylate synthase: MDTKRPTSPAAEEILGGYFPVLDHGFVALVDYMGSDEDVERAARVSYGYGTRKVSQTRGLVRYLRRHHHTTPSEMVEFKFHCAMPMFVARQWIRHRTASVNELSARYSLMPLLFYTPQAQQFALQSRSNKQGREEGASPEIYREAVRRWEQLRADAGAAYRWMLEEDVARELARIDLPVSTYTQWYWKIDLHNLLHFLTLRVDPRAQWEIQQFARVIAGMVKRVAPLSYEAWIDYDLSSRPITRVEREVLARLVKTGDEGVGVREGAFVDNAAMQAAGLSKREVDELREKLAPPPAEDFELDLRAMRTSEQIAEKMYQAVPGSFD, translated from the coding sequence ATGGACACCAAGCGCCCCACCAGCCCCGCCGCCGAAGAGATCCTGGGTGGCTACTTTCCGGTCCTCGACCACGGCTTCGTGGCCCTGGTCGACTACATGGGCTCCGACGAGGACGTGGAGCGGGCCGCCCGCGTCAGCTACGGCTACGGTACCCGCAAGGTCTCGCAGACCCGTGGGCTCGTCCGCTATCTGCGACGCCATCATCATACGACGCCCAGCGAGATGGTGGAGTTCAAGTTCCATTGCGCCATGCCGATGTTCGTCGCTCGCCAGTGGATTCGGCACCGAACCGCTTCAGTGAATGAGCTCTCGGCACGGTATTCGTTGATGCCACTCCTCTTCTATACGCCGCAGGCCCAGCAGTTCGCGCTCCAGAGCCGGTCCAACAAGCAGGGGCGGGAAGAAGGGGCGTCGCCCGAGATATACCGTGAAGCGGTGCGGCGCTGGGAACAGTTGCGTGCCGACGCGGGCGCCGCCTATCGCTGGATGCTGGAGGAGGACGTCGCTCGCGAGCTCGCTCGCATCGACCTGCCGGTATCGACCTACACGCAGTGGTACTGGAAGATCGACCTGCACAATCTGCTGCACTTCCTCACACTCCGCGTCGATCCGCGCGCACAGTGGGAGATCCAGCAGTTCGCACGCGTCATCGCCGGTATGGTCAAGCGCGTGGCACCCCTGTCCTACGAGGCTTGGATCGACTACGACCTTTCCAGTAGGCCCATCACGCGTGTGGAACGTGAGGTGTTGGCCCGCTTGGTAAAGACGGGCGATGAGGGTGTGGGCGTCCGGGAGGGTGCGTTCGTGGACAACGCCGCGATGCAGGCGGCCGGGCTATCCAAGCGCGAGGTCGACGAGCTGCGCGAGAAGCTGGCCCCGCCACCCGCCGAGGACTTCGAGCTCGATCTGCGCGCAATGCGAACCTCGGAGCAGATCGCGGAGAAGATGTACCAAGCCGTGCCCGGAAGCTTCGACTAG
- a CDS encoding NADH-quinone oxidoreductase subunit K, translating to MSAALLYPLVGAAVFAIGLFGLLARAELVAKVLSFNVMSTGASLVLVGLARSGASGLDPVPQALVLTGIVVTVSATAVALALIVRLRQAEREEVPTPTESRLP from the coding sequence ATGAGCGCGGCACTCCTCTATCCGCTCGTCGGGGCGGCGGTCTTCGCCATCGGCCTGTTCGGGCTGCTCGCACGAGCCGAGCTCGTCGCCAAGGTGCTCTCCTTCAACGTCATGAGCACCGGTGCCTCGCTCGTGCTCGTCGGGTTGGCCCGCTCCGGCGCCAGCGGGCTCGATCCGGTGCCGCAGGCCCTGGTGCTGACGGGCATCGTCGTGACGGTGAGTGCGACGGCGGTGGCCTTGGCGCTGATCGTGCGGCTCCGGCAGGCCGAGCGAGAGGAGGTGCCGACGCCTACGGAATCGCGACTGCCATGA
- a CDS encoding Na+/H+ antiporter subunit E: MPARATRAASQALAVGARLVVLVALWWLISDGRDGSWWLGGVAAVLGAWLAPHGSGPSFHWWRADRLVVFAAFYLLQAVRGGVDVALRALDPRRSVDPGFVAFALRLPDGPARSLLAVTISMLPGTVAAELRGDMLIVQRIHSGVAVEGPCRRAESLIAGLFGLRLERSPAPVTEEAHRD, translated from the coding sequence ATGCCCGCACGCGCAACGCGCGCAGCCTCGCAGGCCCTGGCTGTCGGCGCCCGGCTCGTGGTGCTGGTCGCCCTCTGGTGGCTGATCTCGGATGGGAGGGACGGCTCCTGGTGGCTGGGAGGCGTCGCCGCCGTCCTGGGTGCGTGGCTCGCGCCCCATGGGTCCGGACCGTCGTTCCATTGGTGGCGCGCCGATCGCCTGGTCGTCTTCGCCGCCTTCTATCTGCTCCAGGCCGTACGCGGTGGCGTCGACGTTGCCCTGCGCGCCCTGGACCCGCGCCGCTCGGTGGACCCTGGCTTCGTGGCGTTCGCGCTGCGCCTTCCCGACGGACCCGCGCGGTCGCTTCTGGCCGTGACCATCAGCATGCTGCCGGGAACGGTGGCGGCCGAGCTGAGAGGGGACATGCTCATCGTGCAACGTATCCACTCGGGGGTGGCGGTCGAGGGACCTTGCCGGCGCGCCGAGTCACTGATCGCGGGCTTGTTTGGACTGCGTCTGGAGAGAAGCCCTGCGCCCGTCACTGAGGAGGCGCATCGTGATTGA
- a CDS encoding monovalent cation/H+ antiporter complex subunit F, with protein sequence MFLGCAALLLITVMVALLRVVWGPTRADRMMVAQLFGTVAVSVLLLLSVALEDHALVDVALVFAVLAAVTTIAFVRRAWW encoded by the coding sequence ATGTTCCTCGGCTGCGCCGCGCTTCTGTTGATCACGGTCATGGTCGCGTTGCTGCGCGTCGTCTGGGGGCCGACCCGTGCTGACCGTATGATGGTGGCGCAGCTGTTCGGAACCGTTGCGGTGTCCGTGCTCCTGCTGCTCTCGGTCGCCTTGGAGGATCACGCCCTCGTCGATGTGGCCCTGGTGTTCGCGGTCCTGGCCGCGGTCACGACCATCGCGTTCGTACGGCGGGCCTGGTGGTGA
- a CDS encoding methylated-DNA--[protein]-cysteine S-methyltransferase — MTADALPPQNVMMAAFLDRNADYDGIFFTGVRTTGIFCRPVCPARKPHPENVEFFATAQDALFSGYRPCRRCLPLRGPGEAPDWVAPLLAAVEAEPTRRWTAADLRARGLHPDRVRRWFQSRHGMTFSAYARARRLGAALRSIRDGTAVSSAAFEHGYDSLSGFNSAFREVVGSSPSQAARGPVVWLRHLETPLGPMVAAATDEALCLLEFADRRMLERQIRTLARKLSPVFAPGAADPLRRIARELEAYFSTGTADFRTPLLLLGSEFQRSVWESLRAIPAGATVSYAELAARLGRPRAVRAVARANGDNRLAIVVPCHRVIGSDGALTGYGGGLWRKRRLLELERGAADGPGPEAVPRRGR; from the coding sequence ATGACCGCCGACGCGCTTCCTCCGCAGAACGTCATGATGGCCGCGTTCCTGGATCGGAACGCCGACTACGACGGCATCTTCTTCACGGGGGTTCGGACTACCGGGATCTTCTGCCGCCCCGTCTGCCCGGCGCGAAAGCCGCACCCCGAGAACGTCGAGTTCTTCGCCACCGCGCAGGACGCGCTCTTTTCCGGCTATCGTCCCTGCCGTCGCTGCCTACCTCTGCGAGGACCGGGCGAGGCCCCCGACTGGGTCGCGCCGCTGCTGGCCGCCGTCGAGGCCGAGCCGACCCGCCGCTGGACGGCGGCCGACCTCCGTGCACGGGGGCTTCACCCCGACCGGGTGCGTCGCTGGTTCCAGTCGCGCCACGGGATGACGTTCTCGGCGTACGCCCGGGCGCGGAGGCTGGGTGCCGCGCTCCGTTCGATCCGCGACGGCACCGCCGTGTCGAGCGCGGCCTTCGAGCATGGCTACGACTCCCTGAGCGGATTCAACTCGGCGTTCCGTGAGGTGGTGGGCAGCAGCCCCAGCCAGGCGGCGCGGGGGCCCGTGGTGTGGCTCCGCCACCTCGAGACCCCCCTCGGCCCCATGGTGGCGGCCGCCACGGATGAAGCGCTCTGCCTGTTGGAGTTCGCGGACCGAAGAATGTTGGAGCGGCAGATCCGCACGCTGGCCCGGAAGCTCAGCCCGGTCTTCGCGCCGGGGGCGGCCGACCCGCTGCGGCGCATCGCCCGCGAGCTCGAGGCCTATTTCTCGACCGGGACCGCCGACTTCCGCACCCCGCTGCTGCTGCTCGGCTCGGAGTTCCAGCGGTCCGTCTGGGAGTCGCTCCGCGCGATTCCGGCCGGAGCCACGGTGAGCTATGCCGAGCTGGCCGCTCGTCTGGGACGGCCCCGAGCGGTGCGCGCCGTGGCCCGCGCCAATGGGGACAATCGACTCGCGATCGTGGTGCCCTGCCATCGAGTGATCGGCTCCGATGGAGCTCTGACCGGGTACGGAGGCGGACTTTGGCGCAAACGCAGGCTGCTCGAGTTGGAGCGGGGCGCCGCCGACGGCCCGGGGCCCGAGGCAGTACCACGGCGCGGGCGCTGA
- a CDS encoding proton-conducting transporter membrane subunit, whose translation MIGSAQAAAAPSTALPWLLVGGHVLWDPVAAAFFVSSALIWVTAGWAAWKGIEPQGRRRFYLFFMLVAAAQLGATVAGDAVTFLLFFSLLGLAAYPLVTHDGSPRSVRAGRAYLVFVLASEGALLAAALVTWGAADGAGFGGGVLGRGMALLLLLGLGVKTGLPLLHAWMPAAYAAMPRAAAAGFAGATVGVGVLGWIRFGAFASGIAPYEWMALGVAGTAFGVLRGLTRREPERVLAYSSVSQMGIVVTVLGGARGGEGATLAAAAFIAHHALAKSALFLGIDAVRVSDPSAPRPLWRWAALGLPALALAGAPLTSGALAKGALAEAVREHGVELGVFFRLSAVATTVLMLHLLRQLWRRAAEPSGEAAHSLGPWVASVVAVAGGVWLWPAFGNYAGHAVSGAAVLGEAWPVLVGIAVWSALTRSGWRAASRPTTVDRWARWLGWRWDDYLRRRSEKRPVLRHAPAHVRRRVRHAANAALRQLEAAERQAAAWAALGTLFLALVLLLRLAL comes from the coding sequence ATGATCGGGTCTGCCCAGGCTGCCGCTGCGCCGTCCACGGCGTTGCCCTGGTTGCTGGTCGGTGGCCATGTGCTCTGGGATCCCGTTGCGGCTGCCTTCTTCGTGTCCAGTGCGCTGATCTGGGTCACGGCAGGATGGGCGGCATGGAAGGGGATCGAGCCGCAGGGTCGGCGACGCTTCTACTTGTTCTTCATGTTGGTGGCGGCAGCTCAACTCGGGGCCACCGTGGCTGGCGACGCAGTCACCTTCTTGCTGTTTTTTTCGTTGCTGGGTCTGGCAGCCTATCCGCTTGTCACCCACGACGGTTCGCCGCGTTCGGTCCGTGCGGGCCGCGCCTACCTGGTGTTTGTCCTCGCGAGCGAAGGGGCCCTGCTGGCGGCGGCGTTGGTGACTTGGGGTGCTGCGGACGGCGCTGGCTTCGGCGGGGGTGTCCTCGGCCGCGGCATGGCGCTGCTGCTGCTCCTGGGTCTGGGCGTGAAGACCGGTCTTCCGCTTCTGCACGCATGGATGCCGGCTGCGTACGCCGCGATGCCCCGTGCGGCGGCAGCCGGATTCGCGGGAGCCACCGTAGGGGTGGGTGTACTCGGGTGGATCCGCTTCGGCGCTTTCGCCAGCGGGATCGCGCCGTACGAGTGGATGGCGCTGGGCGTGGCCGGCACCGCCTTCGGTGTACTGAGGGGCCTGACGCGCCGCGAGCCCGAGCGCGTCCTGGCATACTCCAGCGTCAGTCAGATGGGAATCGTGGTGACAGTGCTGGGCGGCGCCCGCGGAGGGGAGGGCGCGACCCTGGCTGCGGCCGCGTTCATCGCCCATCACGCGCTGGCCAAGAGCGCGCTCTTTCTCGGCATCGATGCGGTCCGGGTGTCCGACCCTTCGGCCCCGCGTCCACTGTGGCGTTGGGCGGCGCTGGGGCTTCCGGCTCTCGCGCTGGCGGGTGCGCCGCTGACGAGTGGTGCGCTCGCCAAGGGGGCGTTGGCCGAGGCGGTTCGCGAGCACGGTGTGGAGTTGGGCGTGTTCTTTCGACTGTCGGCGGTGGCCACCACCGTGTTGATGCTCCATCTCCTGCGACAGCTCTGGCGCCGAGCGGCGGAGCCGTCAGGCGAGGCGGCGCATTCCTTGGGGCCGTGGGTTGCCTCCGTGGTGGCCGTGGCCGGGGGCGTCTGGCTGTGGCCTGCTTTCGGGAACTACGCAGGTCACGCGGTGAGCGGCGCGGCGGTCCTGGGCGAAGCCTGGCCCGTGCTGGTCGGCATCGCGGTGTGGAGCGCTCTGACGCGAAGCGGGTGGCGGGCCGCGTCGAGGCCCACCACGGTGGACCGCTGGGCCCGTTGGCTGGGGTGGCGCTGGGACGACTACCTGCGCCGCCGCAGCGAGAAGCGACCGGTCCTCCGTCATGCCCCGGCCCATGTACGGCGGCGGGTGCGTCACGCTGCCAACGCAGCGCTGCGTCAGCTGGAGGCTGCGGAGCGGCAGGCTGCCGCCTGGGCTGCGTTGGGTACCCTCTTTCTGGCGCTGGTTCTGTTGCTGCGATTGGCGCTCTGA
- a CDS encoding cupin domain-containing protein — translation MSSKVHHHRLNDMPLEEVNPLLSRRLITGERMMYAQVLLKKGCVVPRHSHDNEQITFIVDGALKFWIGEDESEELIVRAGEVLLIPSHVPHKAEALEDTVDVDIFCPPRADWLSGTDSYLRKK, via the coding sequence ATGAGCTCGAAGGTTCATCACCACCGCTTGAACGACATGCCGCTGGAAGAGGTCAATCCCCTCCTCTCCCGCCGCCTCATCACCGGGGAGCGCATGATGTATGCGCAAGTACTGCTCAAGAAGGGCTGCGTGGTGCCCAGGCATTCCCACGACAACGAGCAAATCACCTTCATCGTCGACGGCGCCCTCAAGTTCTGGATCGGCGAGGACGAGTCGGAGGAGCTGATCGTGCGGGCGGGCGAGGTCCTGCTCATCCCCTCGCACGTTCCCCACAAGGCCGAGGCGCTCGAGGACACCGTGGATGTCGACATCTTCTGCCCGCCGAGGGCGGATTGGCTGTCCGGCACCGACTCCTACCTGAGGAAGAAGTAG
- a CDS encoding proton-conducting transporter membrane subunit, with the protein MIGVDLLPPLILASSLVPGLVIFFLPESRRSLRTLLNLGGAGVKLVAVTALLLVVARGGRPSWQWHLADGVDLLLQADELSLLFVTLSAGLWLVTTLYAIGYLEHAPQRARFFGFFSLCVSATVGIALSGNLLTFLVFYELLTVTTYPLVVHRGTRRALAAGARYLTYTLSGGALLLLATAWLTALAGPVDFAEGGDALARLSASHATELRIIFVLLIGGLAVKAAIVPLHGWLPVAMIAPAPVSALLHAVAVVKAGAFGILRVIYDVYGFDLATRLGVLPWLAAAAVFTILFGSVRALVQDDLKRRLAYSTVSQLSYITLGATLPSPVALTGAVVHLVHQGLMKVTLFFCAGNLAETLNVKRVSQMKGVARRMPLTMAAFTVAALGMIGVPPVAGFVSKWYLAAGGLQAGRPWVVAVLVVSGFLNAAYFLPIVKTAWFDPPERHWAESPRSGAREASWMLLLPVLATALLSLLVGLLAGLPYSPLSWAERVARSAYGP; encoded by the coding sequence ATGATCGGCGTCGATCTGCTCCCTCCGCTGATCCTGGCCTCGTCGCTGGTGCCGGGGCTCGTGATCTTCTTCCTCCCCGAGTCTCGTCGAAGCCTGCGGACCCTCCTCAACCTGGGCGGTGCGGGGGTCAAGCTCGTCGCGGTGACCGCCCTCCTCCTGGTCGTCGCCCGCGGTGGGCGTCCGTCCTGGCAGTGGCATCTGGCCGACGGCGTCGATCTCCTGTTGCAGGCGGATGAGCTCTCGCTCCTGTTCGTGACGTTGTCGGCGGGGCTGTGGCTGGTCACCACGCTGTACGCCATCGGCTACCTGGAGCACGCTCCGCAGCGCGCGCGCTTCTTCGGGTTCTTCAGCCTCTGCGTAAGCGCCACCGTCGGCATCGCGCTCTCGGGCAACCTGTTGACGTTCCTCGTCTTCTACGAGCTCCTCACCGTCACCACCTATCCACTGGTCGTGCACCGAGGCACCCGCCGCGCCCTGGCCGCCGGAGCTCGGTACCTGACCTACACGCTGAGCGGAGGGGCACTGCTGCTGCTCGCCACCGCCTGGCTCACCGCGTTGGCCGGTCCGGTGGACTTCGCAGAGGGGGGCGACGCGCTGGCCCGCCTGTCCGCGTCGCACGCGACGGAGCTTCGGATCATCTTCGTGCTTCTGATCGGCGGGCTGGCGGTGAAGGCAGCCATCGTACCGCTGCATGGGTGGCTGCCCGTGGCGATGATTGCCCCGGCGCCCGTGAGCGCGCTGTTGCACGCCGTGGCCGTGGTGAAGGCGGGAGCCTTCGGCATCCTCCGCGTCATCTACGACGTCTACGGATTCGACCTCGCCACTCGCCTGGGCGTGCTTCCCTGGCTGGCTGCCGCTGCCGTGTTCACGATCCTGTTCGGCTCGGTGCGCGCACTGGTCCAGGACGATCTGAAGCGCCGCCTCGCCTACTCCACCGTAAGCCAGCTCTCGTACATCACCCTCGGAGCCACCCTCCCGAGTCCTGTGGCCCTCACCGGTGCTGTAGTGCACCTGGTGCACCAGGGGCTGATGAAGGTGACGCTCTTCTTCTGTGCGGGAAACCTGGCCGAGACGCTGAACGTCAAGCGCGTCAGTCAGATGAAGGGTGTCGCCCGCCGCATGCCGCTGACCATGGCTGCCTTCACCGTTGCGGCGCTCGGGATGATCGGCGTGCCGCCCGTCGCCGGGTTCGTCAGCAAGTGGTATCTGGCTGCTGGGGGCCTTCAGGCCGGGCGTCCCTGGGTGGTGGCCGTGTTGGTGGTGAGCGGGTTCCTGAACGCGGCGTACTTCCTGCCGATCGTGAAGACGGCCTGGTTCGATCCGCCGGAGCGACACTGGGCAGAGTCTCCTCGGAGCGGTGCTCGTGAGGCTTCCTGGATGCTGCTGCTTCCGGTGCTGGCCACCGCGCTGCTCAGCCTCCTGGTGGGGCTCCTGGCCGGTTTGCCCTACAGCCCGCTGTCCTGGGCAGAACGCGTCGCCCGCTCCGCCTACGGTCCATGA
- a CDS encoding SDR family oxidoreductase, protein MDLGITGKVALVCGASAGLGRAAAAELAREGARVVLCSRRERAIEAARADIALSTRAETLAIAADLSEPEQVDRVIAQTLERFGRIDILVTNTGGPPAGPFEAHDRETWARAIRQNLESVLNLCRGALPSMKENGWGRIINITSISVKQPVDGLILSNSIRAGVTGFARTLANEVAALGITVNNVLPGYTETERLTELADALSERKGTTPDEERAVWERQTPAGRLGRPDELAALIAFLASERASFITAQSIAVDGGWVRSLL, encoded by the coding sequence GTGGATCTGGGAATCACCGGAAAGGTCGCCCTGGTGTGCGGAGCCAGCGCCGGTCTGGGACGGGCCGCCGCCGCAGAGCTGGCCCGCGAAGGCGCGCGGGTGGTGTTGTGTTCGCGCCGGGAACGGGCCATCGAGGCCGCCCGTGCCGACATTGCGCTCTCCACGCGGGCCGAGACCCTGGCGATCGCCGCCGACCTCTCGGAACCGGAGCAGGTCGATCGCGTCATCGCACAGACGCTCGAGCGTTTTGGCAGGATCGACATCCTCGTGACCAATACGGGTGGTCCCCCCGCTGGGCCCTTCGAAGCGCACGACCGCGAGACCTGGGCACGCGCCATTCGCCAGAACCTCGAGAGCGTGCTGAACCTCTGTCGTGGTGCGCTCCCCTCCATGAAGGAGAACGGGTGGGGCCGCATCATCAACATCACGTCCATCTCCGTGAAACAGCCCGTCGACGGCCTGATCCTTTCGAACTCAATCCGGGCAGGGGTGACAGGATTCGCACGCACGCTCGCCAACGAAGTGGCCGCCCTGGGCATCACGGTCAACAACGTGCTGCCAGGCTACACGGAGACGGAGCGCCTGACGGAGTTGGCGGACGCACTGTCCGAACGCAAAGGAACGACGCCGGACGAGGAGCGGGCGGTCTGGGAGCGGCAGACGCCGGCGGGACGCCTCGGTCGCCCCGACGAGCTCGCAGCCCTGATCGCGTTCCTGGCGTCGGAGCGCGCGAGCTTCATCACCGCCCAATCGATCGCTGTGGACGGGGGCTGGGTGCGCTCGCTTCTGTAG
- the mnhG gene encoding monovalent cation/H(+) antiporter subunit G produces MDWESLRALAAVVLVGIGMVFFLAGLVGLLRFPDVFTRIHALTKADTLGLGCVALGVGLLQTSLVSGLRVLLIWTLIALASGANGHFLCRAAYLDQRGRGEETP; encoded by the coding sequence ATGGACTGGGAGAGCCTTCGTGCGCTGGCGGCTGTGGTACTGGTCGGGATCGGGATGGTGTTCTTCCTGGCGGGCCTGGTGGGGCTGCTGCGCTTCCCAGACGTGTTTACTCGCATCCACGCCCTGACCAAGGCTGATACGCTGGGCTTGGGGTGCGTCGCGCTCGGCGTCGGCCTGTTGCAGACGTCCCTGGTGTCCGGTCTGCGCGTGCTCTTGATCTGGACGCTGATCGCACTCGCGAGCGGCGCGAACGGACACTTCCTGTGCCGGGCCGCCTATCTGGACCAGCGGGGCCGCGGGGAGGAAACGCCGTGA